The DNA sequence GAAAATCAAGCTTTTACGGTTCGTTTCCCGATAACCTCTTTATGGGTACGGATTTCTATGATATCATAATTTTTAAATCCTTCGATTGGAACTGTTGATGGTATCGGAAAACGAACCGACGACGAAAGGCAACAAGGTCCTTATCGTCGATGATGTCAATTTCTTTCTGGACGTCCAGCGGCACATGCTTTCCCAGGTCGAGTGCGATATCCTGACCGCCCGATCTGGACTGGAGGCTCTGCGCATCATAAAAAAGAATCGGCCGCAGCTTGTGCTTCTCGATTACAATATGCCCGACCTCAACGGAGACAAGACATGTGAAATAGTCAAGCGTGATCCTCGATACAGGGACATTCCCATCGTTATCGTATCCAGTGAGCCGGGAGAAGACGTGAAAAACCGGTGCCTCGCCGCCGGCGCGGACTATTACCTCACAAAGCCGGTCGACCAGATGGAATTCATCGAGGCGGTCAGTAGGCTCCTGCGGGTCAGGAGTTCTCTGTATTACCCCAGGGTGTTTCTCAGAAGCGAGGTATACCTCAGAGGGAAAGGTGAGATACAGCGAATGATGACGGTGGACATCTCCCTGACCGGCATTTTTCTTGAGACAACCAATCCGGTGGAGGTGGGTGAGACGGTAACGGTTCACCTGACCATTCCGGTGCCCCGAAAGAATATCGAGGTGACCGCCCGGGTGACAAAGATCGTTACCGAAGAGGAGATGCAAAAAACCGGCCTGTTCCCCGGTATGGCCCTGGAGTTTCTCTCCCTGGATTTGGAGGATCGTCGATATATCGAGCAATATATCGATCACGCCGTCAAAATGAACAAGCGGGATCTGTCCGGTAAGGACTCCCGCATCCATTTCGTCTAACCGTATCCGACACCCACTCCGTCACACTTCAGTCCTACTTCCCCGCCGGACATCTCGGTGTTTCTTTCGGCTGTGTCGATTGACATGTACGCACGATGCCGGCTTCGGTGAAAAACGGGGCTTTAAAAAAAGACGCCGTGAAACGAGCGCCGGGCGGAGGGATGAAAACATGTTATGGTGATCTGAAGGTGATCGGGGGAAGGGTGAAACGGTTTATCCCACGTTCTGAGCGTTTGATACGGTCACGTCATAT is a window from the Candidatus Zymogenaceae bacterium genome containing:
- a CDS encoding response regulator yields the protein MVSENEPTTKGNKVLIVDDVNFFLDVQRHMLSQVECDILTARSGLEALRIIKKNRPQLVLLDYNMPDLNGDKTCEIVKRDPRYRDIPIVIVSSEPGEDVKNRCLAAGADYYLTKPVDQMEFIEAVSRLLRVRSSLYYPRVFLRSEVYLRGKGEIQRMMTVDISLTGIFLETTNPVEVGETVTVHLTIPVPRKNIEVTARVTKIVTEEEMQKTGLFPGMALEFLSLDLEDRRYIEQYIDHAVKMNKRDLSGKDSRIHFV